Proteins encoded by one window of Xiphias gladius isolate SHS-SW01 ecotype Sanya breed wild chromosome 15, ASM1685928v1, whole genome shotgun sequence:
- the LOC120800840 gene encoding hedgehog-interacting protein isoform X2, whose translation MKHLQFVLVLAIAVNVWECGDAKFGERGEISPRRRRCYDGSLPKRLKKRERKVLLDGSSGSGEVCHRLYPRVSCCPTRRAAYQILHRRDARIFSTNNTECGRLLEEIKCARCSPNAQVLFHSLDMDKMPHREPDLPRLCQDFCREFYYTCRGHIPELFQADVDEFCQYYGRRDASLCFPDFQRKQPQGQDSNYLGDEKIEDISRKHKHNCYCAQEVLSGLRQPVAVVHCGDGSQRLFVLEREGTVRILNHDLELIKEPFLDIHKLVQSGLKGGDERGLLSLAFHPNYKKNGKLYVSYTTNQERWAIGPHDHILRVVEYTVSRKNPNQVDTRTVRVLMEVAELHRKHLGGQLLFSPDGLLHIILGDGMITLDDMEEMDGLSDFTGSVLRVDVDTDCCTSPYSIPRNNPYFNSTNQPPEIFAHGLHDPGRCAVDRLQTDNGSLLILCTDASGKNTSSGRILEITKGKDYENEPSVYDLQSSGGAPPVGGFIYRGCQSRRLYGSYVFGDKNGNLRILQKSTLSTSTSGEQWQEKALCLGSAGSCGSMLVGHILGFGEDELGEVYILASSKSMAQSHSGKLYKLVDPKRSPSLVSCRLHFMM comes from the exons atgaAGCATTTGCAATTTGTGCTTGTCCTGGCCATCGCGGTCAACGTGTGGGAATGTGGAGACGCAAAATTCGGCGAGAGGGGAGAAATTAGCCCCAGGAGGAGACGATGTTACGACGGAAGCTTGCCCAAGCGGCTGAAGAAAAGGGAGCGAAAAGTGCTGCTTGacggcagcagcggcagcggagAGGTTTGCCACAGGTTGTATCCCCGTGTGTCCTGCTGTCCCACCAGGAGAGCCGCCTATCAGATCCTGCACCGCAGGGATGCCAGG ATTTTCTCTACCAACAACACCGAATGTGGACGTCTCCTTGAGGAGATCAAGTGTGCTCGCTGCTCTCCCAATGCCCAGGTATTGTTCCACTCCTTGGACATGGATAAGATGCCACACAGGGAGCCAGACCTGCCCCGGCTCTGCCAGGACTTCTGCCGCGAGTTCTACTACACCTGCAGGGGGCACATACCAG AACTTTTCCAAGCCGATGTGGATGAGTTCTGCCAGTACTATGGAAGGAGAGATGCCAGTCTATGCTTTCCAGATTTTCAACGAAAGCAACCACAAGGGCAAGATTCCAACTACTTGGGAGATGAGAAAATAGAAGATATCAGCAG gaaacacaaacacaactgctACTGTGCCCAGGAGGTGTTAAGTGGTCTGAGGCAGCCGGTGGCTGTGGTGCACTGTGGGGATGGATCTCAGCGGCTCTTTGTCCTGGAGAGGGAGGGAACTGTCAGGATACTCAACCATGACCTTGAGCTAATCAAGGAGCCCTTCCTGGATATCCACAAGCTGGTGCAGAGTGGTCTGAAG GGTGGAGATGAAAGGGGCCTGCTAAGCCTGGCATTCCACCCCAATTACAAGAAGAATGGCAAGCTCTACGTCTCCTACACCACCAACCAAGAGCGCTGGGCCATTGGACCACACGACCACATTCTCCGTGTGGTTGAATACACCGTTTCAAG GAAAAACCCAAACCAAGTGGACACCAGGACGGTCCGGGTGCTAATGGAAGTAGCAGAGCTGCACAGGAAGCACCTAGGAGGCCAACTGCTTTTCAGCCCTGACGGTCTGTTGCATATCATTTTGGGAGATGGCATGATCACCCTGGATGACATGGAGGAAATGGATGGACTGAG TGATTTCACAGGGTCCGTTCTAAGGGTAGATGTGGACACAGACTGTTGTACATCACCCTATTCCATACCACGGAACAACCCATACTTCAACAGCACCAACCAACCTCCTGAAATCTTTGCCCATGGATTACATGACCCAGGCAG GTGTGCAGTGGATCGGCTTCAGACGGACAATGGAAGTCTCCTAATCCTCTGTACAGATGCAAGTGgcaaaaacacatcatcagGAAGAATACTGGAGATTACTAAGGGGAAAGATTATG AAAATGAGCCTTCTGTCTACGACCTGCAGTCCAGTGGAGGGGCACCACCTGTGGGAGGCTTTATCTACAGGGGATGCCAGTCAAGAAGACTGTATGGCAGTTATGTGTTTGGAGATAAAAATGG TAACTTGCGGATCCTCCAGAAGTCTACATTGTCAACATCGACAAGTGGGGAACAGTGGCAGGAAAAAGCTCTGTGTCTGGGCTCAGCTGGCTCCTGTGGCTCTATGCTTGTGGGGCACATCTTGGGTTTCGGAGAGGATGAACTGG gtgaGGTCTACATACTGGCAAGCAGTAAAAGCATGGCACAGTCACACAGTGGGAAACTCTACAAGCTGGTGGATCCCAAAAG ATCACCATCCCTAGTTTCATGCCGGCTTCATTTTATGATGTGA